A single genomic interval of Suncus etruscus isolate mSunEtr1 chromosome 12, mSunEtr1.pri.cur, whole genome shotgun sequence harbors:
- the LOC126024277 gene encoding cyclin-Q-like, with protein sequence MFSGGEEGELQVRGMQHLSQALVLQFALSPPSCAPGHLSYLLAGAVQRVPLGPGAEELDAKRRKPLYPVGDFRAEVQDFMEALVPKVCGPGGALQPPSLARLHFQVTRFIMQAGFQLGLRSVPVATACTIYHKFFGETHEDVYDPYLVAMSSLYLAGKVEEQHLRARDIINVAYRYLHPGSEPLDLDAHFWEKRDSMVQCELLVLRVLRFQVAFQHPHKYLLHYLLSLQNWMNRHTWQRTPIALTAWALLRDSYHGGLCLRFRAQHIAVAVIHLVLQAYGVKVPAQAEAGKPWWQVFCDDITKPIIDDIVCELIQIYILDTEIP encoded by the exons ATGTTTTctggaggggaagagggagagctCCAAGTTAGAGGCATGCAACATCTAAGCCAGGCGCTGGTCTTGCAGTTCGCCCTTTCCCCACCCTCATGCGCCCCA GGCCATTTAAGTTACCTGCTGGCCGGGGCGGTGCAACGCGTGCCTCTGGGTCCTGGAGCAGAGGAACTGG ATGCAAA ACGGAGGAAGCCCCTTTATCCGGTTGGGGATTTCCGGGCCGAGGTGCAGGACTTCATGGAGGCGCTTGTCCCCAAAGTCTGCGGGCCAGGGGGTGCCCTGCAGCCACCTTCCTTGGCCAGGTTGCATTTCCAGGTGACTAGGTTCATCATGCAGGCAGGCTTCCAACTCGGCCTGCGCTCCGTCCCTGTCGCCACCGCCTGCACCATCTACCACAAGTTCTTCGGGGAGACCCACGAGGACGTCTATGACCCCTACTTGGTCGCCATGTCTTCCCTCTATCTGGCCGGCAAGGTGGAGGAGCAGCACCTGCGAGCCCGGGACATCATCAACGTGGCCTACAGGTACCTCCACCCTGGAAGCGAACCCCTGGATCTGGATGCCCACTTCTGGGAGAAGCGAGACAGCATGGTGCAATGTGAGCTCCTGGTGCTGCGAGTCCTGCGTTTCCAGGTCGCCTTCCAGCACCCCCATAAGTACCTGCTCCACTACCTGCTGTCCCTCCAGAACTGGATGAAccgccacacctggcagcggacCCCCATCGCCCTCACGGCCTGGGCCCTGCTGCGCGACAGCTACCATGGGGGGCTGTGTCTCCGCTTTCGTGCTCAGCACATAGCCGTGGCAGTGATCCACCTGGTGTTGCAGGCCTATGGGGTGAAGGTACCCGCCCAGGCTGAGGCCGGGAAGCCTTGGTGGCAGGTGTTCTGCGACGACATAACCAAACCAATCATCGATGACATTGTGTGTGAACTCATTCAGATTTATATCTTGGACACAGAGATCCCCTAA
- the LOC126024041 gene encoding quinone oxidoreductase PIG3-like: protein MLAVHFDNPGGPENLYIKEVPTPKPGKGEILLKVTASALNRADLLQRQGQYSPPPGASNILGLEASGHVAELGPGCQGSWKIGDAAMALMPGGGQAQYVTVPEGFLMPVPEGLSLAEAAAVPEAWLTAFQLLNCVGKVKEGETVLIHAGTGGVGTAAIQLTRMFKAVPLVTTSPQDKIEMAKKLGAEAGFDYKKDDFSEGALKLTQGVGVNVILDCIGGSYWEKNINCLAPDGRWVLYGLMGGAEVNGPLLSKLLTKRATLQASLLRSRDKKYKEGLVKTFTEKAIPHFSPGGPIQLKPVVDNIFPLADVQKAHERMEANLNVGKIILEMP from the exons ATGTTAGCAGTTCACTTTGATAACCCGGGGGGACCGGAAAACCTTTACATCAAGGAGGTACCCACACCGAAGCCCGGGAAGGGGGAAATACTTCTGAAGGTGACAGCCAGCGCACTCAACAGAGCCGACCTCCTGCAG AGACAAGGCCAATACTCCCCACCCCCAGGAGCCAGCAACATTTTGGGACTCGAAGCCTCCGGACATGTGGCAGAACTGGGGCCTGGCTGCCAGGGCTCCTGGAAGATTGGAGACGCAGCCATGGCTCTGATGCCTGGTGGGGGCCAGGCTCAGTATGTCACCGTGCCCGAGGGGTTCCTCATGCCTGTCCCTGAAGGCCTGAGCCTGGCTGAGGCAGCTGCAGTCCCAGAGGCCTGGCTCACAGCCTTCCAGTTGCTGAATTGCGTGG GCAAAGTGAAAGAGGGGGAGACAGTCCTCATCCATGCTGGCACCGGGGGTGTGGGCACTGCTGCCATCCAGCTCACCAGGATGTTTAAAGCCGTCCCACTGGTGACCACAAGCCCCCAAGATAAAATCGAGATGGCCAAGAAGCTGGGTGCTGAGGCCGGGTTTGACTACAAGAAGGATGACTTCTCAGAGGGGGCATTGAAGCTTACACAGG GTGTAGGAGTCAACGTGATCCTGGACTGCATTGGGGGCTCATACTGGGAGAAGAACATCAACTGTCTGGCCCCAGACGGCCGGTGGGTGCTGTATGGCCTCATGGGGGGAGCCGAAGTCAATGGACCACTGCTCTCCAAGCTTCTGACCAAGCGAGCAACTTTGCAGGCCAGCCTGCTACGATCCAGGGACAAGAAA TATAAGGAGGGTCTGGTGAAGACATTCACAGAGAAAGCCATCCCCCACTTCTCTCCGGGGGGCCCAATACAACTGAAGCCAGTGGTGGACAACATCTTCCCGCTGGCGGACGTGCAGAAGGCCCACGAGCGCATGGAGGCCAACCTGAATGTGGGCAAGATTATCCTGGAGATGCCCTGA